One window of the Fusobacterium animalis 7_1 genome contains the following:
- a CDS encoding AAA family ATPase, whose translation MSKKEEVQRLPAEQLFQEEIDALIKAEKNPIPTGWKMSPKSVLTYICGGKVGKKTIIPKYIGNKRLVEIAISTLVTDRALLLIGEPGTAKSWLSEHLTAAINGNSTRVIQGTAGTTEEQIRYSWNYAMLIAEGPTKEALIPSPIYKAMEDGAITRVEEISRCASEVQDALISLLSEKRLSVPELNIEIPAKKGFSVIATANTRDKGVNEMSAALKRRFNIVVLPSPSTLEAEIDIVRTRVEQLAGNLDLNAKLPEEEVIEKVCTVFRELRQGVTLDGKQKIKPTANVLSTAEAISLLANSMALAGSFGDGEISDYDLAAGLQGAIVKEDSKDGQIWEEYLENIMKKRGSEWLGLYKECKALNKATK comes from the coding sequence ATGAGTAAAAAAGAAGAAGTTCAAAGATTACCAGCAGAGCAACTATTCCAAGAAGAAATAGATGCTTTAATAAAGGCAGAAAAAAATCCTATTCCTACTGGTTGGAAAATGTCGCCTAAATCAGTATTGACATATATTTGTGGTGGGAAAGTTGGAAAAAAGACGATAATACCTAAATATATAGGAAATAAAAGATTGGTTGAAATTGCTATTTCAACTTTAGTTACAGACAGAGCCTTACTTTTAATTGGAGAACCAGGAACCGCAAAATCTTGGCTATCTGAACATTTGACTGCTGCAATAAATGGAAATTCAACAAGAGTTATACAAGGAACAGCTGGAACAACAGAAGAACAAATAAGATATTCTTGGAATTATGCAATGCTTATAGCAGAAGGACCTACAAAGGAAGCCTTAATTCCAAGTCCTATATATAAGGCTATGGAAGATGGAGCTATTACAAGAGTGGAAGAAATTTCTCGTTGTGCCTCAGAAGTGCAAGATGCTTTAATATCATTGTTATCTGAAAAAAGATTGAGTGTACCTGAACTTAATATAGAAATACCTGCTAAAAAAGGTTTCTCTGTTATAGCAACTGCTAATACAAGAGATAAGGGAGTTAATGAAATGTCAGCTGCCTTGAAGCGTCGTTTTAATATTGTTGTGTTGCCAAGTCCAAGCACTCTTGAAGCTGAAATAGATATTGTTAGAACAAGAGTTGAACAGCTTGCAGGAAACTTAGACTTAAATGCAAAATTACCAGAAGAAGAAGTTATAGAAAAAGTTTGTACAGTGTTTAGAGAATTAAGACAAGGTGTTACATTAGATGGAAAACAAAAAATAAAACCTACTGCAAATGTATTATCAACAGCAGAAGCTATTTCACTTTTAGCTAATAGTATGGCATTAGCAGGTAGTTTTGGAGATGGGGAAATATCAGACTATGATTTAGCGGCAGGTCTACAAGGAGCTATTGTTAAAGAAGATAGTAAAGACGGACAAATATGGGAAGAATATTTAGAAAATATTA